agtgtaatataaaatgtaataaatgtcaGCAAACTTGTTTCTTAACCAGTAAGttctataaatgtaaagatttattctCTGTGCGTAACTTCCTCTCAGATGCACATTGGTATGCCATGTTTGATTAgccagttattttatttaaaaaaatgaaatggtcCAAGGTCAAATTTGTTTCTTAAGTCTTGTAGCCTATTACAAAAACTGAACACTTTTGTGAGCAATATTTTCTCTTCTCCATAATAGTTTAATCCTAAGTTTAATACAACTGTTGGAAACACATTAATCAATTTCCTATACACCTCAATCATACTAGGTGTACGCTCATTGTTCCCGCGTTTGGGTGACgagttgaataaaaaaatgtaataaatgtcaGCAAACTCTTTTCTTAACCAGCaagtattataaatgtaaatatttattctctgTGCATAATTTCCTCTCCCATGCACATTGATATGCCATGTTTCATTCGccagtgattttattttaagaattaaatagtCGAAGGCCAAATTTGTTTCTTATGTCTTGTATtacaaaaacaacactttttGAACCAATAACTGTCTGTGTGAAAAACTTTCATTTGTAACACTACAGGAAATTGAGAGCACCGAAATTCGTCTGCCATAGTCGGATTTACCATTTCACTTGTGTAGGTGTAGGATCCTACGTCGATTATACTATTTGGTGTTGAGGTAAGGAACAATAAGAACAACAATttcgttaaaatatatgtttactaatAACAACCGTAACAACTGCACTATCCAGAGCTTAGAACTAAGTTGGTCCTCGAACGTTGACAAACGATTCCATTATAACTGGAAATATCATGAAAAcaactacaaatataaaaatatacttataatatctaaaaatacaaacaatttaaatactttaacaaTAAAACTCTTGGTCAAACTCGAAAACAATCTTTATCAATCAATTCATACCATAACTTTTCCTTCCGTACAGATGCATGCAGCCGACAAAAACAATAAGTTGCCATGATAAATGCCATTGAAAGACGGGAGGATGATCGTGTCGCCCAGGGAATGTTATTGTCTTTGATAATACTTGATGGGGTGAGTCGTTGTTGGTCAGGTCTAGCGGTGTTGAACCAGGTTCAGGAACTCTTCGCGGGTCTTAGGGTCGTCCCGGAACACTCCCAGCATCGTCGACGTCATGGTCTTGCTGTTGATCTTCTGGACGCCCCTCATCACCATGCACATGTGTCTGGAAATAAAGAGCCACGTGAGATTTCGAGGGTAAAATTTCAAGAATTCATTTTCAATGTTGTCTAGAACTTGAACTAAGATATCCATCCTTTTAAAACACTTAAGGTCCTTACTGTTTCAACGTTTCCTACAAAATTTACTTAGCCGAACTTAGTGTGTGTCCTTAAAATGACAACACCAGCTGAAACAATGTCAATTGAAATACATTGTCTATGacttttttgttcactttttctaaaaggacctttggccttgcttccggagtaacaggattATCAGTGAGGTTGTTGGAAGCAGTCGCATCCTGTCGAGATCTCAAGAGGATATATCTGGCTATATGTCAGCCATGTCATCCTTTCCAGTTGACCTATCGATCCGCAATTTTACCAAAGAAATTTTCGCTTAGTCATGTGTAGCTCATGGAAATCTATAGATGATATAGATTTAtttagaagagatcagattacagatctagaaacgtagtgttactgattttttgtttcactgaacgatggcaaatatccggaaaaaaatcctgtttccttcacaatccttttatCGTTAATAACGCTTAGATGTAAGTTACACATTAGTCTTTGCTGTACCCAGTATATGTTCAACCGAAATGTGTAcgccagccagaagtgaacctctGACTTTAAAACATCCATTTTCATCCTTGGTTACTCTAAAACTCGCCAGGGAATCTTTGCGAAatccatttttataaacttattctaTATTGTGAGAGCTTTTTGGCACTGTTTGAATGAATACGTCTTGTAAGTCCAGTCTTTGGACGGGATTTGGAATCTGCTAGGGATTTTTGCAAGCCTACATCTGATGTTGTGAGAGATTTCAGTGGACAATGTGTtgaattgttgacgaaaaacaatccAACTTTTACTGTTAGGCCTATATTTTAACCATACACCCAGACAGATAGCGTTCTATACTACCTGGAATTGAGTTTCTTATTTCGTCATACAACAGCCGATACAAAAAGGCATGTGATAGTCAGTTAGATCTGTTACCCTCCATAAATCTAAAACCCAGACTTGTTTAGAAAAAcactattgaataaaaaattgaacttacGCAGCTTCCACGACAACCGCCACGCCCATCGGCTGTACCGCCTTCGTGACAGCGATAGCGATCTGCTTGGTCAGTCGTTCTTGTACTGAAACAAGAAAAAAGTCGTGAACTTCTCATGatatacaacacaaataaaatttaactctAATGTTGAAGGAATTAGATATAAGAAGTAGTAATTGAGACTTAGGCTAATTCTTTGAATGTGATTAAGCTGATATACTAGAGACGTAATTATTGTGTTTCTTTGAACAACAGCAACTACGAAAAACACTGATTCAGCAAATAATGATAGCGCAAACTTAATTACGTTTTTAATTGACCCAATAAGGTTtggaatattattacaaacatttaaaaatataaatcagttaTTAAAAAACACGATTGATATATCTGACTAATACACttaacattgcatttcaaatgatTTGATGAGTACCCTCCGAGATTATGGCCATTGAATTACCTTATCAAAAGATACACTTCAATGCTGAAAACGTTTTACGTGTCAGTCTCTATAACCAATTCTATATCGATCAATAACCGATTGAGTTACAAAATACAAACGAAACAATCACTCACTATctataacaaaaagtttaatgTGGAACGACATTACTATCTGTACATAGATAATTAGTGGAATGCGCGTATCATTCACTCTTCACTGACACAACTCAATGGCAATTTAGGAAGATAAAAGGCTATCGAAACTCAAGTTTATCTTTTGTTCATAAAGGAATGATTGTCAATTTAAAAGCATAGATTGTCCGTTATTGCTGAATCATATACCTTGAAGTCTCCTGCTGTAAATTTCAACGATCCTCGCCAGCTTGCTCAGACCCAAGACCTTCTTGTTGGGCAGGTAGCCGATGGATACCTTCCCGTAGAAAGGGACCAGGTGGTGTTCGCACATGGAGAACATCTCGATGTCCTTGACGACCACCATTTCGTCGTGGTCCTCGTCAAACACCGCGTCATTGAGGATATCTGAAAAATTACAAGAGTGGGCTTAGTTATCTTGAAATTGCTCCCTACAAAGAAGAAAGTCACAAAGTGCAAACTATTAGTCTAATTGAAACATTATGCTAATCGTTTCGACTACTTGTATCTTTCTTCTTCTAGACCCCTAAGAATTTAAGGTTAAAAACTGAATTCCTCATACTTCACAAcgtagtttaatgtttttattcatttgtcAATGTATGCCTACACTTAAGaattttgacacctgaagaaaaacaaataacagtTCTCGAAACATACTCTTTTAGTTTTTGATATCATGAAACaatgacaaatttcaaaaactttccAAATAGTctcattaattttcaaataaggCATTCGTGATTTTTAAAAGGCATACACAGTCTATTTCAATTAGCATTAATTTTTTCTGTTAGCCTCTCAGAGCTTATTTTGACATTTATCCAAACAAGTATTCCCTGGATTCCAGCaatgatttagttataatgtaatctgaaaactaacagttttagtaaaaatatactttgaactttacattgagcaaatattaagtgtgcagtatTTGATCAGTAtcgtaatgcagatataaaagtcaaagttactaacttttactaaaattttaaagattgttataaaatccatcttagttgtcATTTGATAGTAGTAGGCTTCTTAGACCTTTGTGTAGGTACACTTTCTTGAACGgaaaaacaaggcaaaatcaactaagGCACAAATTATACTAAGTAccagagtaaataataatagccataaatatacaatttgttatacattttctttatcttggccacaaggcaaactcaatattggcgtcggaaCATAATACACTCAAAGCAGTGACCATACACTTtcaaaacctatgaaattgcgtAGGAAGCCGTGTGTAACTgctaatgttatataatgtaaaatcaatgtatttaacTAATGTATACATAATCTATAACAATTGACTTGACTATTCAAGAAATTAAGAATTTCAAATGAATATATTGATTTCTATACAAATGCTTCCATTTACGATCAACTCGGATTTTACCTTCCAGACACTGGTCGTATCCCTTAGTGAAGAAGAGCATAGCCTTAGCAGCACGCTCGGGGGTTTTGAGTAGTCCCTGGCGGTCAGGGTTCTCGCCCAAGGAACCCAGCAACATGCGGTAAGAGCTGGCCATGTCGGGCAGGAGAGCCTCCCTTGTGGGAGGCTGATGGTCCAGCTCCAAGTCGTGGTGGAAGGAGCATTTCTCGTGACCTGCAATAAAGAAGGATATCGTGAATAGATGACTCCATAGTGAACTTACTATACAGTGTTAATATTCAAGAAGGACTCAAAGACTGTAGCTACACCAGCGTTGCTGCAGATATGCTTGGATAAGAAAAGATAACCCATTAGTACTTTACTGAAATGAACATTAGAATGTCACGATCATCATGGTGTTTCCTTTGGTGGATCACAAATAACATACTAATATCACAGATATTTTTCGTAAAGCCCTTCTGCagttatactatttttaaaatggtagTATTCTTTAAAGAGGGAAAATAGTGGTAGATGATAGTACAAGAATCGTTTTCAATATCATTTTGGTTCTGCGGAAGACGgtgtttaaaaattggaaatcTCGCATCAGACcacgattttaaaatattactttctagCGACCTTAACATTTGACAGTGTTTTCGTTGCAGTCTCCAGTTTTATTTAGTCAATTATTTGGAAGGATGGTGACTGGGATGATTTAGTTGCCTTTCAAAGTGGGTCAAATCCAGTAAAGATTCTAACATAGAATAAAAACTTGTAGTTTGGCACCACTTCAAGAATACTACTCGATGGTATTAACATACAAGCTAATGTGTGCAATAACTAACCGTAAAATTGACCTTCCATCATGGCATGTTCCGTACGGTAATTATTATGAAGAATACATAGTTCCGTAAATATCTCCGCGGCCGGTAAATAAAACATGATCACAAGTTTTGATGAGGTCATATTCATTGATAAGGAAATGATTTCTGTGACAGGGGAACTTTGAGATGAGGTTTGTAAAACTGATATGGTTTAGTAAGGTAAAGAAAAATAGACACCAAAGTAATTGTCTAATTTAGAATTCAATACTTAAAGGTCAGTAAACCGACCATTCACTTGAATTTGCCTACTATATTGATGAAATAGTAGTATTTTTGATAATATTGCCTACTAGTTTGCAGTTATCGCAATATACTCCATTTGTCATAAAGAGGTTTGTTCCTCTGGTATCATTCATGCAATTGGAAAATTTCGATTTCgacattcataaaaaaattatgtattatacacTCTTTGCATGTTTAGGTCTATCTAGCCTCatgaataatacaattatgttaattttatacttttgaattaaacaaaaatatcgtTTACGTAATTTCTTCTCAGCAATTTGAATCGTCACAAATTGTgatccaaaataatgtttttagtaaattaataaacgaTATATTGATCGTAGGGTTATAGAAAAGTATAGTTTGTTTACAGGACAAGTAATCCTCCAAACAGGACTAAGGAGAGGATTTTGATTGACTTCACACGTATCTCTGTCTCTCTTCATTTAGAGTCGAGTGGTTGGGAGATAAACTAGTCCGTTCATAATCAAGGATCAGAATAGCTTCAAGGTAATGAAAGGGTGGGGGTGTGTCACTGTTGAAGGAAAACCACTCTAGGAATGTAGTTTGGTGTAACCTTTCCTTCACAAGAAACACAACCGTATCGCTTACACAGCACCAGTTCTGTCACAGCTCACTGTTCAAGTTCAACTTCATTGTTAAATAcgttttcaatgaaatattattgaaaactgaATTGAAAGGATAGTAGGTAAGGACATATGCTGTATAAGCACGACGTTTCAACAAATGATTTCTGACTTCTTCTTCAGGCATAAAATCTTGACACATAtgcaaaaattaaactaaatatcatCACATTTACACACCAAAGTCAAAAGTAAGCAGGTTGAAACTGTCAAAAGGTTTAAAACACAAACATGTACCTAAAACCGAGCTGTACAATGT
This genomic stretch from Homalodisca vitripennis isolate AUS2020 chromosome 6, UT_GWSS_2.1, whole genome shotgun sequence harbors:
- the LOC124364381 gene encoding GTP cyclohydrolase 1 isoform X1, whose amino-acid sequence is MNNSVNGSTEMLKKAMRSRTKSWQEEAQETDIEVPGTPKTPRTSTTPGHEKCSFHHDLELDHQPPTREALLPDMASSYRMLLGSLGENPDRQGLLKTPERAAKAMLFFTKGYDQCLEDILNDAVFDEDHDEMVVVKDIEMFSMCEHHLVPFYGKVSIGYLPNKKVLGLSKLARIVEIYSRRLQVQERLTKQIAIAVTKAVQPMGVAVVVEAAHMCMVMRGVQKINSKTMTSTMLGVFRDDPKTREEFLNLVQHR
- the LOC124364381 gene encoding GTP cyclohydrolase 1 isoform X2, with product MKPEIATVQTIQVKNGSGDTKTSHEKCSFHHDLELDHQPPTREALLPDMASSYRMLLGSLGENPDRQGLLKTPERAAKAMLFFTKGYDQCLEDILNDAVFDEDHDEMVVVKDIEMFSMCEHHLVPFYGKVSIGYLPNKKVLGLSKLARIVEIYSRRLQVQERLTKQIAIAVTKAVQPMGVAVVVEAAHMCMVMRGVQKINSKTMTSTMLGVFRDDPKTREEFLNLVQHR